In Haloterrigena turkmenica DSM 5511, a single genomic region encodes these proteins:
- a CDS encoding YihY/virulence factor BrkB family protein: MDARRSYAVAREVVAVIDEHNVTFMAGSIAHAAFLSLLPLLLLLFLVAGAVGNEYLTEQLVAMARDHLSPAGQGLVYEALTHASERGGASLIGLVSLLWGMLRIFRGVTTAFDELYADGENSFPEKVVNGAVVFAVILIATVGAGFGATTLASVDHPVVQAATPIGLFVALSIAFFPMYYVFPDPDVSVREALPGTLIAAGGWVVLETVFGIYVGLVNTVGTFETFGAVILLLIWLYGNALILLVGAAVNVVIGGHRAIDREDDRDSEDGNAQEPVGA; this comes from the coding sequence ATGGACGCGCGACGGAGCTACGCCGTCGCCCGGGAGGTCGTCGCGGTCATCGACGAGCACAACGTGACGTTCATGGCGGGCAGCATCGCCCACGCCGCCTTTCTCTCCCTATTGCCCCTCCTACTCCTGCTGTTTCTCGTCGCTGGCGCGGTCGGCAACGAGTACCTGACCGAACAGCTCGTCGCGATGGCTCGCGACCACCTGAGTCCCGCCGGCCAGGGGCTGGTCTACGAGGCGCTGACTCACGCCTCCGAGCGCGGCGGCGCGTCGCTGATCGGACTCGTCTCGCTGCTGTGGGGGATGTTGCGGATCTTTCGCGGCGTCACGACGGCCTTCGACGAACTCTACGCGGACGGCGAGAACTCGTTCCCGGAGAAGGTCGTCAACGGCGCCGTCGTCTTCGCGGTCATCCTGATCGCCACCGTCGGCGCCGGCTTCGGGGCGACGACGCTGGCCTCGGTCGACCACCCCGTCGTTCAGGCGGCGACGCCGATCGGCCTGTTCGTGGCTCTCTCAATCGCGTTCTTTCCGATGTACTACGTCTTCCCGGACCCGGACGTCTCCGTTCGAGAGGCCCTTCCGGGAACGCTCATCGCCGCCGGTGGCTGGGTCGTCCTCGAGACGGTCTTCGGGATCTACGTGGGGCTGGTGAACACCGTCGGGACGTTCGAGACGTTCGGCGCGGTCATCCTACTGTTGATCTGGCTCTACGGCAACGCGCTGATCCTGCTGGTCGGCGCGGCGGTCAACGTCGTGATCGGCGGCCACCGCGCGATCGACCGCGAGGACGATCGCGATTCCGAGGACGGGAACGCTCAGGAACCGGTCGGTGCGTGA
- a CDS encoding PfkB family carbohydrate kinase: MSYDALVDRLASDDRERRIAVFPDGSVDTYYTPFDAAGDRIADRETFGNRIARGDSDSVPIERDAREPGGQAVNMARQAHALGDEPTLYGHLEDPIFDDLPFETVSMGEPSRISVFSFDDDDLLLSERSSAVANWSLADLEAAAPSGDAGEALAADAVCCGNWASVEGLTDALETLAEGSLEAPTFVLDPGPVNTRSDGALLDLLEALGELEETTDIVYSVNRAELEDTADAIDAESDASGTNADLERLESVREMAGITAAVLHETEHAAVATRAETTVVENVALEDLERRTGAGDRFGAGLAVARARGWDWETALALGNCAASYYVATGETGTRDDFRAFLGG, encoded by the coding sequence ATGAGCTACGACGCGCTCGTCGATCGACTCGCGAGTGACGATCGCGAGCGGCGGATCGCGGTGTTTCCGGACGGCAGCGTCGATACCTATTACACCCCGTTCGACGCGGCGGGCGATCGGATTGCGGACCGCGAGACGTTCGGGAATCGGATCGCTCGCGGCGACAGCGACTCGGTTCCGATCGAGCGCGACGCCCGGGAGCCGGGCGGGCAGGCGGTGAACATGGCCCGACAGGCCCACGCACTGGGCGACGAACCGACGCTCTACGGCCACCTCGAGGATCCGATCTTCGACGACCTGCCGTTCGAGACGGTGTCGATGGGCGAGCCGTCGCGGATCTCGGTCTTCTCCTTCGATGACGACGACCTCCTGCTCTCCGAGCGGTCCTCGGCCGTCGCGAACTGGTCGCTGGCCGACCTCGAGGCCGCGGCGCCGAGCGGCGACGCCGGCGAGGCACTGGCGGCCGACGCCGTCTGCTGTGGCAACTGGGCGTCCGTCGAGGGGCTGACCGACGCGCTCGAGACGCTCGCCGAGGGCTCGCTCGAGGCACCGACGTTCGTTCTCGATCCCGGGCCCGTGAATACGCGGTCCGACGGGGCTCTGCTCGACCTCCTCGAGGCGCTCGGCGAACTCGAGGAGACGACCGACATCGTCTACAGCGTGAATCGGGCCGAACTCGAGGACACGGCGGACGCGATCGACGCCGAATCGGACGCGTCCGGGACGAACGCCGACCTCGAGCGCCTCGAGAGTGTTCGGGAGATGGCGGGGATCACGGCCGCCGTTCTCCACGAGACCGAGCACGCGGCGGTCGCGACGCGGGCGGAGACGACGGTCGTCGAGAACGTCGCCCTCGAGGACCTCGAACGGCGGACGGGCGCCGGCGACCGGTTCGGCGCGGGCCTCGCCGTCGCCCGCGCACGCGGCTGGGACTGGGAGACGGCGCTCGCGCTCGGGAACTGCGCGGCGTCCTACTACGTCGCGACGGGCGAGACCGGTACTCGAGACGATTTCCGTGCGTTTCTGGGCGGCTGA
- a CDS encoding PAS domain-containing protein — translation MTAEDESDERRRRHCQRYHEAVLDLMTDDDVVEGAFDAALRSVTETAAEIVGATRVSVWLFDDGGDRLRCVDRYDDRTDDHTGGTELVSADYPAYFEALRTHRSISAGDARTDPRTRELTADYLEPTGVESLLDATLRSEGDVIGVVCHEQVGRTREWTETEIQFAGDVADVVHRALRNHRSAEQRRELEFRRSLLEAQQEAMPDGVLVVGDGGELHTWNTRFRDLWNLSADGLEPPRGDAVLDRIRDRVTDPAAFIRRVEHLTENPAETSHDELALDDGRVFELYSTPVRSDAGTQYGRLWLVRDITERRERQDELELKNRTIDEAPIGITLSDATRPDNPLVYANDQFERLTGYAREEILGRNCRFLQGERTATEPVDDLRAAIDAERSNTVELRNYRKDGSEFWNRVTVAPVADENGDVTNYVGFQQDVTERKEATRQLRVLHRVLRHNLANQMSIIRGTAEQLAERSGGDTEAAAETIVEEADQLLGLTDKHRSIVRLLSERPTPEPIALEPLCRRPCRSVRMDYPHADVTLAGDPNATVVGIPTLETAIHELLVNGVVHGDRASPSVELRVERRPETVHLRIVDDGPGLPEEERRIITGDGTVEPLYHGLGMGLWLVHWIVSLSRGTIDIEETGPDGTTIRIELPRADE, via the coding sequence ATGACCGCCGAGGACGAGTCCGACGAGCGGCGACGGCGGCACTGCCAACGCTATCACGAGGCGGTCCTCGATCTCATGACCGACGACGACGTCGTCGAGGGCGCCTTCGACGCAGCCCTCCGTTCGGTCACGGAGACCGCCGCCGAAATCGTCGGTGCGACTCGCGTCAGCGTCTGGCTGTTTGACGACGGCGGCGACCGCCTCCGCTGTGTCGACCGCTACGACGACCGCACGGACGACCACACCGGCGGCACGGAACTGGTCTCGGCCGACTATCCCGCGTACTTCGAGGCGTTACGGACGCACCGATCGATCAGCGCCGGCGACGCCCGTACGGATCCGCGAACGCGGGAACTGACGGCCGACTATCTCGAGCCGACGGGGGTCGAATCGCTGCTCGACGCGACGCTCCGTTCGGAAGGCGACGTGATCGGCGTCGTCTGTCACGAACAGGTCGGCCGGACGCGCGAGTGGACCGAGACCGAGATCCAGTTCGCCGGTGACGTCGCCGACGTCGTCCATCGGGCCCTGCGCAACCACCGCAGCGCCGAGCAGCGACGGGAGCTCGAGTTCCGCCGATCGCTCCTCGAGGCCCAGCAGGAGGCGATGCCCGACGGGGTCCTCGTCGTCGGCGACGGCGGCGAGCTCCACACCTGGAACACCCGGTTTCGCGATCTGTGGAACCTCTCGGCTGACGGGCTCGAGCCGCCCCGCGGCGACGCCGTCCTCGACCGCATTCGCGACCGGGTCACGGACCCGGCGGCGTTCATCCGCCGGGTCGAACACCTCACCGAGAACCCCGCGGAAACGAGCCACGACGAGCTCGCGCTCGACGACGGCCGGGTGTTCGAGCTCTACTCGACGCCGGTTCGCAGCGACGCGGGAACGCAGTACGGTCGCCTCTGGCTCGTCCGCGACATCACGGAGCGACGGGAGCGACAGGACGAACTCGAGTTGAAGAACCGGACGATAGACGAAGCGCCGATCGGAATCACGCTCAGCGACGCCACGCGGCCGGACAATCCGCTCGTCTACGCCAACGATCAGTTCGAACGGCTCACCGGATACGCCCGCGAGGAAATCCTCGGTCGAAACTGTCGGTTCCTCCAGGGCGAGCGAACCGCGACTGAGCCAGTCGATGACCTGCGCGCGGCGATCGACGCGGAACGATCGAACACCGTCGAACTCCGCAACTACCGGAAGGACGGGAGTGAGTTCTGGAACCGGGTCACCGTCGCACCGGTGGCGGACGAGAACGGGGACGTGACGAACTACGTCGGGTTCCAGCAGGACGTCACCGAGCGCAAGGAAGCGACGCGACAGCTCCGCGTGCTCCACCGCGTCCTGCGACACAACCTCGCCAACCAGATGAGCATCATCCGGGGGACCGCCGAACAGCTCGCCGAGCGGTCCGGCGGCGACACCGAAGCCGCCGCGGAGACGATCGTCGAGGAGGCCGACCAACTGCTCGGCTTGACCGATAAACACCGCTCGATCGTCCGCCTGTTGAGCGAGCGACCGACGCCGGAGCCGATCGCACTCGAGCCGCTCTGTCGCCGACCGTGTCGGAGCGTCCGCATGGACTACCCCCACGCCGACGTTACGCTCGCGGGCGATCCGAACGCGACCGTCGTCGGGATTCCAACGCTCGAGACGGCGATTCACGAGCTCCTCGTAAACGGCGTCGTCCACGGCGATCGGGCGTCGCCGTCCGTCGAACTCCGCGTCGAGCGGCGACCCGAAACGGTCCACCTCCGGATCGTCGATGACGGTCCCGGCCTTCCCGAGGAGGAGCGGCGGATCATCACCGGCGACGGGACGGTCGAACCCCTCTATCACGGCCTCGGGATGGGGCTCTGGCTCGTTCACTGGATCGTCTCCCTCTCCCGCGGGACGATCGACATCGAGGAAACGGGCCCGGACGGAACGACGATTCGGATCGAACTCCCGCGCGCGGACGAGTGA
- the mutS gene encoding DNA mismatch repair protein MutS, giving the protein MTEATGIVGEFFSLKEDTDADLLAMQCGDFYEFFGEDAETVSDELDLKVSQKSSHGSSYPMAGVPIDDLTPYLKALVERGYRVAVADQYETDSGHAREIVRVVTPGTLLETTDADAQYLAAVVDGTESASDGGYDLAFADVTTGRFLVADAEDADDALTELYRFDPVEVLPGPDVRTDDDLLGLVRERIDAALTLHETEAFAPKRAAHTVREQFGEETVDRLAVGDSTLAAAGAVLDYVAETGTGVLASMTRIQAHHGDDHVTLDATTQRNLELTETMQGEREGSLFATIDHTETSAGGRLLKEWLQRPRRSLETLERRQESVAALASAALARDELQDRLGDAYDLARLASKASHGSADARDLLSVRQTLAVLPALAETIASNPDLAASPLSEIVDRPDREAASELREALEEAIADEPPSTVTQGGLFRKGYDDELDEVIDRHEEVKRWLDTLADREKKQYGLSHVTVDRNKTDGYYIQVGKSAADGVPDHYEEIKTLKNSKRFTTDELEEKEREILRLEEQRGNLEYELFEELREEVAARAELLQNVGRALATVDALASLATHAAENRWVQPELHRGDRLDVEQGRHPVVEQTTEFVPNDVRLDEDRGFLVVTGPNMSGKSTYMRQVAGIVLLAQIGSFVPAESAEIGLVDGIFTRVGALDELAQGRSTFMVEMSELSNILHTATEDSLVILDEVGRGTATYDGISIAWAATEYLHNEVQAKTLFATHYHELTGLAEKLPRVANVHVAADERDGDVTFLRTVRDGPTDRSYGIHVADLAGVPDPVVDRSRDVLERLREEKAIEAKGGSSSEPVQTVFDLGDGEFRGPANADGGERPSDGGESAEANDSAAGETIDPEAKAVLEEFAEIDVNTTPPIELVSEVQKLQERLEETDR; this is encoded by the coding sequence ATGACAGAGGCGACGGGTATCGTCGGGGAGTTCTTCTCGCTCAAGGAGGACACCGACGCCGATCTGCTGGCGATGCAGTGTGGCGACTTCTACGAGTTCTTCGGCGAGGACGCCGAGACCGTCAGCGACGAACTCGATCTCAAGGTCTCCCAGAAGTCCTCGCACGGCTCGTCGTATCCGATGGCCGGCGTGCCGATCGACGATCTGACGCCCTATCTGAAGGCCTTAGTCGAGCGCGGCTACCGCGTCGCCGTCGCCGACCAGTACGAGACCGATTCCGGCCACGCCCGCGAGATCGTCCGCGTCGTGACCCCCGGGACGCTGCTCGAGACGACCGACGCCGACGCGCAGTATCTGGCGGCGGTGGTCGACGGCACCGAGTCCGCAAGCGACGGCGGCTACGACCTCGCTTTCGCGGACGTGACGACCGGCCGCTTCCTCGTGGCCGACGCGGAAGACGCCGACGACGCGCTGACGGAGCTATACCGGTTCGATCCCGTCGAGGTGCTGCCGGGCCCCGACGTGCGAACCGACGACGACCTGCTCGGCCTCGTGCGAGAGCGCATCGACGCCGCGCTGACGCTCCACGAGACCGAGGCGTTCGCGCCCAAACGAGCCGCCCACACCGTCCGGGAGCAGTTCGGCGAGGAGACGGTCGACCGGCTCGCCGTCGGCGACTCGACCCTCGCGGCCGCCGGCGCGGTGCTCGACTACGTCGCGGAGACCGGCACCGGCGTGCTCGCCTCGATGACCCGGATTCAGGCCCACCACGGCGACGACCACGTCACGCTGGACGCGACCACCCAGCGTAACCTCGAGCTGACCGAAACGATGCAGGGCGAACGCGAGGGGTCCCTGTTCGCGACGATCGACCACACCGAGACCAGCGCGGGCGGTCGCCTGTTGAAGGAGTGGCTCCAGCGGCCGCGACGGTCGCTCGAGACGCTCGAGCGCCGCCAGGAGAGCGTCGCCGCGCTGGCGTCGGCGGCGCTGGCCCGCGACGAGTTACAGGACCGGCTCGGCGACGCCTACGACTTGGCGCGGCTGGCCTCGAAGGCAAGTCACGGTAGCGCCGACGCACGAGACCTGCTCTCGGTGCGACAGACGCTCGCAGTTCTGCCCGCGCTCGCGGAAACCATCGCGTCGAATCCCGATCTCGCGGCGTCGCCGCTGTCGGAGATCGTCGACCGGCCCGACCGCGAAGCCGCGAGCGAACTGCGGGAAGCCCTCGAGGAAGCTATCGCTGACGAGCCGCCGTCGACGGTGACGCAGGGGGGACTCTTCCGGAAGGGCTACGACGACGAGTTGGACGAGGTGATCGACCGCCACGAGGAGGTCAAGCGGTGGCTCGATACGCTCGCCGACCGGGAGAAAAAACAGTACGGTCTGAGCCACGTGACCGTCGACCGGAACAAGACCGACGGCTACTACATTCAGGTCGGCAAGTCGGCCGCCGACGGCGTCCCCGATCACTACGAGGAGATCAAGACGCTCAAGAACTCCAAGCGCTTTACGACCGACGAATTAGAGGAGAAGGAACGGGAGATCCTCCGACTCGAGGAGCAACGGGGTAACCTCGAGTACGAACTGTTCGAGGAACTGCGCGAGGAGGTCGCCGCGCGGGCGGAACTGCTCCAGAACGTCGGGCGGGCGCTGGCGACCGTCGACGCATTGGCGAGTCTGGCGACCCACGCGGCCGAGAATCGGTGGGTCCAGCCCGAGTTACATCGGGGCGACCGCCTCGACGTCGAGCAGGGACGGCACCCGGTCGTCGAGCAGACAACTGAGTTCGTTCCCAACGACGTGCGTCTGGATGAAGACCGCGGCTTCCTCGTCGTCACCGGTCCCAACATGTCCGGCAAGTCGACGTACATGCGACAGGTCGCCGGGATCGTCTTGCTGGCTCAGATCGGTAGCTTCGTCCCCGCCGAGTCGGCCGAAATCGGACTCGTCGACGGCATCTTCACCCGCGTCGGCGCGCTGGACGAACTCGCGCAGGGGCGGTCGACGTTCATGGTCGAGATGAGCGAACTCTCGAACATCCTCCACACTGCGACCGAGGACTCGCTGGTGATCCTCGACGAGGTTGGCCGCGGCACGGCGACTTACGACGGCATCTCCATCGCGTGGGCCGCGACGGAGTATCTGCACAACGAGGTGCAGGCGAAGACGCTCTTCGCCACCCACTACCACGAGTTGACTGGCCTCGCCGAGAAGCTGCCTCGCGTCGCCAACGTCCACGTCGCCGCCGACGAGCGGGACGGCGACGTGACCTTCCTCCGGACGGTCCGGGACGGCCCGACGGATCGCTCCTACGGGATCCACGTCGCCGACCTCGCCGGCGTGCCCGACCCCGTCGTCGACCGCTCGCGGGACGTCCTCGAGCGCCTGCGCGAGGAGAAGGCGATCGAAGCGAAGGGGGGTTCCTCGAGCGAGCCCGTCCAGACCGTCTTCGACCTCGGCGACGGCGAGTTCCGCGGGCCGGCGAACGCCGACGGAGGGGAGCGCCCCTCCGACGGCGGCGAATCGGCCGAGGCGAACGACTCGGCCGCCGGCGAGACGATCGATCCTGAGGCGAAGGCCGTCCTCGAGGAGTTCGCGGAGATCGACGTGAACACGACGCCGCCGATCGAACTGGTCTCGGAGGTCCAGAAGCTCCAGGAGCGCCTCGAGGAGACGGACCGCTGA
- a CDS encoding universal stress protein, with the protein MSSPRDHRVLVPVDVLEGESVPQTIVDAFASIPVVLLGYRELPDQTSTDQARDQYGDRVRAEIEELRTVFEDANCDVSSRIVFTHDRLKTFERVAVDESCDAVLLLNPAPVLETVLVAVRGDVNVEYIARLLRTVLDGTDLEVTLFHVASDESDREAGVELLATARDALVDEGVPSERIDSTVTVDGSPTEEILDAAADHDLLVAGESRPSIRRYVFRDRAERLAKRTVDPVLVIRGEYLEAEDERESVDAPDDADPNGRSGEITSGDREAE; encoded by the coding sequence ATGTCTTCACCCCGCGACCATCGCGTGCTGGTCCCGGTCGACGTCCTCGAGGGCGAGTCCGTTCCGCAGACGATCGTCGACGCGTTCGCGTCGATCCCGGTCGTCCTGCTGGGCTACCGCGAGCTCCCCGACCAGACCTCGACCGACCAGGCGCGCGACCAGTACGGCGACCGCGTGCGGGCCGAAATCGAGGAGCTCCGAACGGTGTTCGAAGACGCCAACTGTGACGTCTCGTCTCGGATCGTGTTCACCCACGACCGACTGAAGACGTTCGAGCGCGTCGCGGTCGACGAGTCCTGCGACGCCGTCCTGTTGCTCAACCCGGCGCCCGTCCTCGAGACCGTCCTCGTCGCGGTCCGGGGCGACGTGAACGTCGAGTACATCGCTCGACTGCTCCGGACCGTCCTAGACGGCACCGACCTCGAGGTGACACTCTTTCACGTGGCAAGCGACGAGTCGGATCGAGAGGCGGGTGTGGAACTGCTTGCAACGGCCCGCGACGCGCTGGTCGACGAGGGCGTCCCGAGCGAGCGCATTGACAGCACCGTCACCGTCGACGGCTCGCCGACGGAGGAGATCCTCGATGCGGCGGCCGATCACGACCTGCTGGTCGCCGGCGAGAGTCGACCGTCGATCCGTCGCTACGTCTTCCGAGACCGGGCCGAGCGACTGGCTAAACGGACGGTCGATCCGGTGCTCGTGATTCGCGGCGAGTACCTCGAGGCCGAGGATGAGCGGGAATCGGTCGACGCTCCCGACGACGCTGACCCGAACGGTCGTTCCGGGGAGATTACCAGCGGTGATCGAGAAGCCGAGTGA
- a CDS encoding HalOD1 output domain-containing protein: MSSTNSNCSDGSDSTIRVEHQYDGDTPPSIAIVRAIAVIEDVDPMDSPAELGLTLFDHVDPTALDRLVAETPGRSTVTVDLTIHTDHYYCVRIRGNHLIVEKASSNSGESATD, encoded by the coding sequence ATGTCTTCGACGAATTCGAACTGCTCCGACGGTTCAGACTCCACGATACGGGTCGAGCACCAGTACGACGGTGATACGCCGCCGAGTATCGCGATCGTTCGAGCCATCGCCGTCATCGAGGACGTCGATCCGATGGATTCCCCGGCCGAACTCGGACTCACGCTCTTCGACCACGTCGATCCGACGGCGCTCGACCGACTGGTCGCCGAAACTCCCGGTCGCAGTACCGTCACCGTCGACCTGACGATTCATACTGATCACTACTATTGCGTACGGATACGAGGAAACCACCTGATCGTCGAAAAAGCGTCGAGCAATTCTGGAGAATCGGCGACCGACTAG
- a CDS encoding universal stress protein yields the protein MTRVLVPVAILEGEALSPGLTALLEPVDATVLGYHVLPEQTPPDQARLQYEDRATAALEDLVATLETAATSADHRLVFTRDREQTIDRVAAETAADAYAITGASGQVDRLLVALTGDVAVDRIIRFVAALIADREIGVTLFLASDESGRDASAELLETAADSLSAHGIDVETQLAIDVPAFEALLEAAAAHDAVVIGEQAPSLRSLVFGEAAERIATESIAPVLVVRENGSD from the coding sequence ATGACACGGGTCCTCGTCCCGGTGGCGATCCTCGAGGGCGAAGCGCTCTCGCCCGGACTGACGGCGCTGCTCGAGCCGGTCGACGCGACCGTGCTGGGCTACCACGTCTTGCCCGAGCAGACGCCGCCCGATCAGGCGCGACTGCAGTACGAGGACCGGGCGACCGCTGCCCTCGAGGACCTCGTCGCGACCCTCGAGACGGCGGCCACGAGCGCCGATCACCGCCTCGTGTTCACCCGCGACCGGGAGCAGACGATCGACCGGGTCGCGGCAGAGACGGCCGCCGACGCCTACGCGATCACGGGCGCGAGCGGGCAGGTCGATCGGCTCCTCGTCGCGCTGACGGGCGACGTCGCCGTCGATCGAATCATCCGGTTCGTCGCCGCGCTGATCGCCGACCGCGAGATCGGCGTCACGCTCTTTCTGGCGAGCGACGAGTCGGGGCGAGACGCCAGCGCGGAACTGCTCGAGACGGCGGCTGACTCCCTCTCGGCCCACGGTATCGACGTCGAAACGCAACTCGCTATCGACGTCCCGGCCTTCGAGGCGCTGCTCGAGGCCGCGGCCGCCCACGACGCCGTCGTCATCGGGGAGCAGGCGCCGTCGCTCCGCTCGCTGGTCTTCGGCGAGGCGGCCGAACGAATCGCTACCGAATCGATCGCGCCGGTGCTCGTCGTCCGAGAAAACGGGAGTGACTGA
- a CDS encoding APC family permease, translating into MGGQPPSAEGTNIEGESPRADPTIETDEATITDDAELERTLGLTGGLAIGIGTMIGAGIFVFPGLAVGRAGPAAAGSFAIGAVVALLVALPASELATAMPKSGGGYYFISRALGTLAGAVVGLSLWFGLVFATAFYLVGFGYYAVDTLAELGIAVGEGLVIPVAVLFGAGFTVLNVTGTENAAKLQNGIVALLLSILVAFLGYGGLDAVGLVGEPATPERFAPFGAMSVFTTAALVFTSYLGFAQVATVAGEMKDPGRNLPLAMVGSVLTVGLLYVVTIFVATSAFGSERLSTFGETAMVEVGRHYLGTAGAVAIVFGGLLATMSSANASVLSTSRAIYAVSKDALLPRRASRINLRYGTPHVALGMAGGPILVLTATGQVELLAEVASVLHLVMYGLICVALIALRRNEPDWYDPDFRVPGYPVVPALGAVASFVMIGFMQPASQVVGVAIMVATAGWYAYYARDVSLRGEL; encoded by the coding sequence ATGGGCGGGCAGCCGCCGTCGGCCGAGGGGACGAACATCGAGGGCGAGTCGCCTCGAGCCGACCCGACGATCGAGACCGACGAGGCGACGATCACCGACGACGCCGAACTCGAGCGGACCCTCGGACTCACCGGCGGCCTCGCAATCGGCATCGGGACGATGATCGGCGCGGGAATTTTCGTCTTCCCGGGGCTGGCGGTCGGCCGGGCCGGACCCGCCGCGGCGGGATCGTTCGCTATCGGAGCGGTCGTCGCCCTGCTCGTGGCGCTGCCGGCGTCCGAACTCGCGACGGCGATGCCAAAGAGCGGCGGCGGCTACTACTTCATCTCGCGAGCGCTCGGGACGCTCGCGGGCGCCGTCGTCGGCCTCTCGCTGTGGTTCGGCCTGGTGTTCGCGACGGCCTTCTACCTCGTCGGCTTCGGCTACTACGCGGTCGATACGCTCGCCGAACTCGGTATCGCGGTCGGCGAGGGGCTGGTCATCCCGGTCGCCGTGCTGTTCGGTGCGGGTTTCACCGTGCTGAACGTGACCGGGACGGAGAACGCGGCGAAACTGCAGAACGGGATCGTCGCCCTGCTGCTGTCGATCCTCGTGGCGTTTCTCGGCTACGGCGGCCTCGACGCGGTCGGCCTCGTGGGCGAGCCAGCGACGCCCGAGCGGTTCGCCCCGTTCGGCGCGATGTCAGTGTTCACGACCGCGGCGCTGGTCTTCACCTCGTATCTCGGGTTCGCGCAGGTGGCGACCGTCGCCGGGGAGATGAAAGATCCCGGCCGGAACCTGCCGCTGGCGATGGTCGGCTCCGTGCTGACCGTCGGCCTGCTCTACGTCGTGACCATCTTCGTCGCGACGAGCGCGTTCGGAAGCGAGCGACTCTCGACGTTCGGCGAGACGGCGATGGTCGAGGTCGGCCGCCACTATCTGGGGACCGCGGGCGCGGTCGCGATCGTCTTCGGCGGGCTGCTCGCGACGATGTCCAGTGCCAACGCCTCGGTGCTCAGCACCTCCCGAGCCATCTACGCCGTCTCGAAGGACGCCCTGTTGCCGCGGCGCGCGAGTCGGATCAACCTCCGCTACGGGACACCCCACGTCGCGCTGGGGATGGCCGGTGGGCCGATTCTCGTCCTGACCGCGACCGGGCAGGTCGAACTGCTTGCCGAAGTCGCCTCCGTCCTACATCTGGTCATGTACGGGCTGATCTGCGTGGCGCTGATCGCGCTCCGCCGGAACGAACCCGACTGGTACGACCCCGATTTTCGAGTGCCCGGCTATCCGGTCGTGCCAGCTCTCGGCGCGGTCGCCAGTTTCGTCATGATCGGCTTCATGCAGCCCGCGTCTCAGGTGGTCGGCGTCGCGATCATGGTCGCGACCGCCGGCTGGTACGCCTACTACGCTCGAGACGTGAGCCTGCGAGGTGAGCTCTGA
- a CDS encoding TIGR03560 family F420-dependent LLM class oxidoreductase → MSASDLDVGLVLPQYGTAIETVRDTALEAESLGYDAVWLEDHFQSWIGDPRRGVHECWTTLSALAEATDEIRLGTLVTSQDYRHPALLAKMAAQVDRVSDGRLELGLGGGWYEAEYDRFGYEFREPPAKRLRRLAETVEILQGLWTNETYSHEGEHLEVDLEEAFCEPQPVQEPHPPIWIGGGGEEFTLRYTAELADGWNFGTLEPEGFADKLDVLREHCESEARYDEIRKSAELFVFVGETTDDAEAKRERFVDAFLPDEPSEPREFFLLGYVETAPTGTPEDVRDRLADYANAGIEEVMLVVPDAADDGDESLELLADEVLA, encoded by the coding sequence ATGAGCGCGAGCGACCTCGACGTCGGGCTCGTCCTCCCGCAGTACGGCACCGCGATAGAGACGGTCCGCGATACCGCCCTCGAGGCCGAGTCGCTGGGCTACGACGCGGTCTGGCTCGAGGACCACTTCCAGTCGTGGATCGGTGACCCGCGGCGGGGAGTCCACGAGTGCTGGACGACCCTCAGTGCCCTCGCGGAAGCCACCGACGAAATCCGACTCGGCACGCTCGTCACGAGTCAGGACTACCGCCACCCTGCGCTGCTGGCGAAGATGGCCGCGCAAGTCGACCGCGTCAGCGATGGCCGCCTCGAGTTGGGCCTCGGCGGGGGCTGGTACGAAGCCGAGTACGACCGCTTCGGCTACGAGTTCCGGGAACCCCCGGCAAAGCGGCTCCGACGGCTCGCCGAGACGGTCGAGATTCTCCAGGGGCTGTGGACGAACGAAACGTACAGTCACGAGGGCGAGCACCTCGAGGTCGACCTCGAGGAGGCCTTCTGCGAACCGCAACCCGTCCAAGAGCCCCATCCGCCGATCTGGATCGGTGGCGGGGGAGAGGAGTTCACGCTACGGTACACCGCCGAACTCGCCGACGGCTGGAACTTCGGCACGCTCGAGCCCGAGGGATTCGCCGACAAGCTCGACGTTCTGCGCGAGCACTGCGAGAGCGAGGCGCGCTACGACGAGATCCGCAAATCGGCCGAGCTGTTCGTCTTCGTCGGCGAGACGACCGACGACGCCGAGGCGAAGCGCGAGCGGTTCGTCGACGCGTTCTTGCCAGACGAGCCGTCCGAGCCCCGCGAGTTCTTCCTCTTGGGGTACGTCGAGACGGCGCCGACGGGGACGCCCGAGGACGTCCGCGACCGACTCGCGGACTACGCCAACGCCGGCATCGAGGAGGTCATGCTCGTGGTTCCCGACGCGGCCGACGACGGGGATGAGAGCCTCGAGCTGCTGGCCGACGAGGTCCTCGCCTAG